The genomic segment TTTGATTAAAAGTCTAAGCAGCACATTATTTATACTAAATACACTGCATATTAACCAATATTATTCAATTATTAAAGATGTACCTGAAGATCGAAATCCACTAAAATGTTCAAGTGGGAAAATGATAATCACGTGTAAAGAAATCAAGAAGTTGATGCATTTATTGATGGGTTTTGATTAAAAGTCCAATCTGCACGTCATTTATGACTAATTACGCTGCATATTAACCGATATTATTCACTTGGAAAATCACTGTCAGAAGACGTAGCAATGGTTCTGAATAACAGGCAAGAATTTTAATTTTACGCGAGTGTCGTGTGTGAAGCAGCTGACCTGGTGGTTGGCCCATTGAGGAAGCAAAAAAAGGCGGGGGCGGCGGCCTATTCTCGTACGGTGGGTACCACGTAAGTTTCCGCTGGCGTGGCAATGCGTTAATGGATAAGGCTTTCTCTTTTGCTCAATTTTTTAGTCCAATTTTTTTGGCGTAAGAGACACCAAAGGTCGCAGACACCACATTCTTTCCATGAACATatcttataaatataatatttgactTAATCCACCAAATTTGTAAGGAAtatgtcattttatttcaaaattttataagaGAATTGGTAATTATAAATGCATATATTCAGAAATAAAAAAAGCATATAgtcaaaaatatataaaaaagcTAACTTTTAACTTTAAATATGTGTCTGCGCGCGTGCGCGAAATTACACCAATCATACATTTGCTTCCActagatttaaaatatttatcatgAGGTTTTATATTACAACCATGAGAACAGGCACATGCTTTGATGGAAgtatgtataatttttttttaattaacggATATAAATATAAGATTGATACCaaacataataaatattttcgtaataACTGACACTTCAATGAAAACAGGGACGGAGCCACCCCAAAGGTTGGGGTGGGCTCCAGCCctggataaaaaaaaaaaaaattataccacGATCAGTGACTCATAAAAATGTTGCTGTGATATTTTTGGAAGCAGGCCTggctaaaaaaaaaattagtccaAATATTCTAATTACTCCATTTCTTTAATGAAACAACATTATGACTATTTGGATGAGAGATACagaaattttataatatatattctcTGTCCAAATTTATTCTGATTGAATACACTGAATATAATCAATTCATTTtccatttcaaaaaaaaaaataataatcaattcATTTTCGAAGAAATATATCtccataaaatatatataaaccaTGTGATCTATAATAGTTCGCAGAAGCCTCCTAGTATAATCTATCATTAATTGTTGTTACACAAGGTTATACGTATAAGAACAAGAATAAGCTGTTGTATAAAAATTAAGGGTCGATTAAATAGTGTAATAAGAATTATAGCATGTAGTGGAGTCAAGCTAGCTAGGATTTCATTCCGTGCGTGGATGACATACAATATAATTAGAATTATAATTGCATATGAATTATAGAATGAATTGAAAAATTAACATAAATTTTACAACTTTGTCCCTTTTTTCTCATCTCCCATTTTCTAAATTAAAGTACTTTTGTGGTATGGACTTAATATACTAAACTATGATCTCATCGGTTACACACAGTTCACTTAATATTTGTATGAGTTGTGATTTTGGGGTTTTTAACACCCATTCAATTAATCTCCTTCCTTTGCTCATATCTTTTAgtgattaataatatttttttatgttagctATTGATCCCACACTTAGATTTATTACTACTGTGGATAGATTATGTATTATAATACAAAAGGGAAGGGTGCTTTTGAATAGGCAAATGCACATGGTGGAGGCCAAATCACATTACCCTCTTCACAccccttttttatttttcttgaatagCTTATTCTGTGTTTTGTGCGGTATGGCATGTGGGCAACCATCATCCTCAGCACGCTGTCATGTTAAGCCAATCTTATAGGACAGATACATAGCAATTATAgttttctttttcttaatttttttttaatctgtCGCTCTATTTTCACCAGAGCATACACAtgagatagatagatagatagatagatgtACGTTGCTGAATGAATATAGAGTCTTTTAAATTAGCGTACATGAAATCATTACATATCAATTGAAATGATGGACCATTTTCATACCATGTGGTCTTAGTGGCAcaatgcttgttctattgaaaCAGGAAGAGCTTCACATATAATTCACTATTGTTTATATACCATGTGGTCTTAGTGGCACAATCGATGAAAAACCGCAGGACAGTAGCTTATAGCTTATATCTAGTTAATGTCACTATTATTTATCGAGTCATTCAGCTCTATGTCAAAAAATTTTCTGGCTACGTCCCTGAATGGAAACATAAGTAATTAACCCTGTACTAAATCGGATTTTGTTATTTGGAAATAATGTTGATCATTTGCTGAACCAACATGAGTCTTAGCACATACTCATGCATCAATACTTGTCACGGGTCGTTAAGATGGTCCAGCATAAGCCGTAGCCTATGTACTGTTATTCATAGAATATCTCACTCCTAGAAAATAGTTTTTTTCTTAAAGTATTGGTACCGATTGAGTTCTTAAAAAACGTTTTTCTGATAAAGCGAACTTGCAAAAAGGGTGTGATACACCGTCGTTCATAGGAAGATTAGCACGACAACAATAGAAACTAGTAAATATGCCCATATAGGTTAAAACATTCAATGCTTCGACAACTGCCAATTAGCTCAGGTAGACGATGCTTAATAGAAATCTATAAGCATTTTCACAGAATCACCTGTGAAACATCAATTTCAGAAAATCTATTGCTCGATTTTTCATCAAAAGATCTGCCCTCCCAAATTCGTCCAGTCAAGCAAGACCGGTAATCCATTGAACATTGCAATATTTTCTGGATAATTTTAGCAGTAGACCGTGTTTCATTGGATAAAAAACATCTGCAAACATTATGGTATTTACGGTTCAATGGAAACATCATCTAATACAAATATTCCTTGAGGAATAAAACCAACCATATCGTTTTCAAGTGGCTTCAACATTTATTGAGATTTCCTATTGAGATGATCGATACACTGAAATTTTTTAGCTATTTCTTGTTATTTTATGCGCATTTCCACAACTCAGATTGAGTTTAATGGATCACATTCAGTTCTTTCACAATAAGCGATATCCAATATGTGGCCACAGTTGGAAAAAGGAGCAAAAGAGAGACCGAAGAATAGGCACATGTACCCCGTCACCATATCCAAACTACATATCAGCtgataaaaaatatcaaatcaaTCATAAATTTGGCATCAGCAACACAACTGAAACTATGCCAACCTCTTGTTTACTGATTTGATACAAGTCAACCAAAAACCTTCTACAAAAATCATATGTTTCAACTCAAATTTGTTCACATCATTATATCATGCATGTTCTTATGATTTTTGCTTGCTTCTTCGTCGCTTCTTTTCACCAGCAATAGTATGAAAACTAGAAGTTACTTGGGGAGATGGAGATGGGTGATATGGTGGAGACACACCCTTGAGTCTAAGAGGGAGGTTTAAACTTACATGCGCAGTGACTCAGTCAAATACAGCATATGCACCGTTTCCAGATCTGACATATCTTCAACCTGGAAATATATCGAGATGGAATCACTCATGGAAACAAAACCACCTACCAAAGATTCAGATTCAAAAAGAAATGTCTGAATGATAGATGACGTTAAGGATAGGTGTCAAAAATACAACTCCAAAGAACTTGATTGGCATCCACAAGTTATAAATAAAGCATTCGATAGGTAGGCTATACCATTCAATAGAGAAAAGAAATAAAACCGATGATATATAACCTAAAATTGAAAATAACCCTTGTGCTTGATCGAGTTTAGAAACCTGCACCAGGATACTTGGGATAGTTGTGATTGAACATATTGCTGCAAAGTAGATACAAAATGATTTATCTTGTGCCTGTAAGAAAAGAAGCAGACAATCAGAAAACAGGAGAACCAACATTTAGCTGCTGAAGCAGCAAGCTGAGTCACCATCATGAAGTGGCaacacaaaaaataaaagtattgTAGAATACTTGACAATAAATTGCCAAGGTGGTGAGGTGAATAACCAAAAAGATTTCCTGCCTGTCACCATTGAATAGGTAGATTAGTAGCTATCTGACAAAGACACCCATTTCATTCAGAATTTAACAACTCAAGATCACTTCCTAAGGAGAACATTCTGTTATTTATCAGAAAAGGAAGCTGAAACATTCTGTTCGACCATGAATAAAATCCAGGAACGTGACCCAACTTTTTCTTTCATAGACAATGTACCTGGTATCAGTTAAGATGGAAAAGCAGAGCACATCTCCTTTGTGTTGTTCCACACGATAACTCTGCGAGGGAAATCAAGTGAAACTAAGTGCTCGAcggaaaaatatattatatttacaaCACCAAGTCCAGAGCCATCTATAACAAAAATGAACCACCATTGTGAACTAGATTTCTAAAAACTTCAACACCGGCAACAAATATAGAATTGACTAATTTGGTCCTTCTAAAGACTGGATCCATTATATTTCTAATCACATTATTCTTCATAACAGAGGgttaattagcatttttttCCCATCAAGGCATAAACATCTGCATTTGGTGTATATCGTTGTGCTGACATGTTTCTTCAATGGAAAGTTGCAGCCTCTATCCCACTTCACAGATACttacattttataattttatttaggcagcctcataaaaaatataaaattttaaataaatcacaTCTATAACCCTACATTACATTTGCAACTTCAGTGACCGAGCTTTTTCTTTCTTCTGTTTCACTTCTTTTCCTGAATTAATCGTTTCCTTTTTCTCGTGTTCTTCTAAATGCCTATGATTTCTTGTTTTGTTATTATGCTTCCTAAATTGTTATCATTGCAGCCTCGCCGGTGAGCACCGAAAAGCCAAcgtaatttttcaaatttcaccAGCAACCACAGATCCAGATCTTGAATTTGAATATGGTTATACTCTAATGATTCCTAATCTGCAACTTTGTAGAACTCTAATGATTTCACCAACAACCTTGTAGTACTGCAATGATTCCTAATCTGCAACTTACACAAGAATGTGAATTATTTGACAATCCTGAGAGGTATTGAAGATTGGTTGGAAAGTTAAATTACCTCGTTGTGACTCGTCCAGATATCACATATTCAGTTAGTATTGTGAGTCAATATATGGCTTATCCAACAGTTAATCATTGGGCAGCCGTTGAACAAATTTTGTGCTATTTGAAGCGTGCACCTGGACGAGGTATCTTGTATAGCAATCATGGTCATGCCAAGGCTGAGTGTTTTTCAGATTCTGACTGCGCAAGATCCAAGGATGATCGAAAATCTACATCCGGTTATTGTGTCTTTGTTGGGGAAAATCTAGTTTCATGGAAAACTATGAAGCAAAATGTGGTCACACAACCGAGTGCAGAATCAAAATATAGAACTGTGACAAAAGTTGTGTTTGAGATAATGTGGATATATCAACTTCTAACTGAAGTAGGTCCGAAAACCTCAATACCAGCCAAATTGTGGTGTGATAACCAAGCAGATCTTCATATCACTTCCAAACCCGTATTTCAAGAGAACAAAGCATATTGAAATCGATTGTCATTTCGTCCGTGAAAAGATTCATCTAGGTTTGATCATTACAGGATATGAGAAGACCGGAGAACAACTGGGAGATATCTTCACAAAAGCTTTAAATGGAGTTCGGTTCAATTATCTTTGTAACAAGCTGTGCATGATCAACATCTATACTCCAACTTCATGAGGATTGCTATAGATTATATATAGAAATAGGAAATATGTAGATATGATTTACCTTGATTGTTGGGATTTTTTGTAAGGATTTGATTAGAGATTTACCTTGATTGTAGGGATTTGATTATTTTACTTTGTAGTATGTATACATGTGTATATGACTAATGAATAAAATACACTGAAATGTAGTCTTCCTTCATATTTGCCTTCATATTTTGTTGCACTAgataaacaaaaaattaaaagacaTTTTGTACCATTGGTAGAAGCCGATAAATGTGTGATATCTTCTTCTTTAAGGTACACATAGAGCCTATATTTATTAGGGTCTCCTTCACATGAAGACCTTCGAACAGACAACTCAAGAAATCCTTGGATTTCTTGTATCCTCTTATCTGCTTCCTTGGCATGCCATCTCTGATGTCATGGAGGCAAAATAGTAAGGAATCTTCAATTTCTAAGAATTGGTTGAATAACGGAAAAGGAACACACACGATGCCAAAGAGACAAAATAAACATGTCAGCCCAATCTGCAAATTCCATGAAATGGTAGCGCTGCAGAGCCAGGAAATGTTCTTGCAACTTAAATCCTTCTACAAGTAACTTGACGACCAACTTGCTTAGATATCGATAACTaattatgtcaagaaaattcaCAAGAAAATGAAGAGAACTGATTCCACACCCCCGATATCTATTCTGCAATAAATTTACTCACAAATTATATTCCAGAAAATGGAGTGCGGATCACTTTATGTTGCACGAAAATCAGAACTCGAAAGCATAAGCATGTGGTTCTCTCTTTCAGAGTCAGACAGCTCAATAACTACAGAGTAAACGCTTTTGCTTGTGAGACAAGTAGCATCAGAGCAGAAAATTGGACTCCTTCTAAGAGCATGATTAGGGAAAATggcaaaaaaaaatgtaaaaagaaCATAGCATTTTGTGGTTTGAATCAGCAATATGGTCAAGAGGGCAAAAGCTTTTAGGAGAAGGAAAAACCTCAAAAATCAAGGGACTCATTCTGTTAAGACAAACAGTTTCATATTGCATGTTGTTGAAACTAGAGGCAGggaaattgtattttttttttgagtgacgaaatttcaaatttttcgaagaggTCTCTAAGTATAAGGATACTGGAGTAAAATTTCATCCAACAAGCACTTTTTCATCACAAATTCCAACCGCATCTCAGTTGCAGCCACCAACCTCGATCTATGGTCTCTATGGGATCTATTGACAACATCCCCAGATCTTTCAAGCAAGCTCTCCCAGGAACAGCAATTGGAATATTTGGTAGGGATCACTTTCTTTCATAAGAAAAGGGGAAAAAACATAGCCCGATTCAGCATTATTTCATACATCTGTATCGCTGCATTTATCTATATCGTGATGATGGATGATATCAATAAAAGTTTCAGGAGACTCTGGTACAACTGAAAGATCATTTCCAGACTCAGCACATTGCGTTCTGACAGCTTGTCTGCGTACTCCTTGAGTAGATCTTTACAGAAGTAAATTCAAAGTAGGTATCCCCATAATTTGCGAGATCTCTTCCTCCATGCATGTTCCTGAGATTATAAAAAGAATTTGTCCTACATTGGGTTCAAACTTAAAAAAGATGAGTCATATTTAAGCTTCCACGGCAGCAAACTACATGTACGTGATGACACACGAGTTCCCAGAGTATGCCAATTTCTATTGCTGATATTCACCTTGCAGGTGTTTTCAGAGAGATCTGAGACAGTTTTGAGCAATTCAGAGTTTCTCATGTGAGTTGTAAAAATTTTGGCTTCGTAACCAGAAGGTTTGTTTCTTTATAGAAAGGATGCGATGCATAATTAGCTGTGCCATCTATTTTGAATAGAACATCCTCCACATAGCATGAATCCGCACTTGGGAAATGATTTGGAATTTTATTGTCAGGGGAGAAACTCAAGGAGAAATCTAAGGCATTTAAATAACCTTGCTCCTTAGTAGCAGCATGAAGCAGCTGTTCAACCTCATTTTCCTCCCCAGAGATTTCAGAAGACGACTATTCAGATGACTCAAAAGATCTTCCCCGTCAGAATACTCATCCAAAATAGTCAATACCTCAGAGTCCACTGTACTGTCAATCTGTCACTGATAATCAGATAGAGAATTGTTTAGTATGGTTCAACAGGTGAAAACATCAAATATACAAGGGGCAAAAAAACAATGAAGATCAAAATTGATGATTATGGTAAAAAAATAGGGGTTTTCAGGTAAGCATTGAACTTTTAGAGACGGTTTCTTGAATAAATCAAGAAATATTCAGAGTCCCATCCCAACAGTTATAGCCATTCTTGCAAGAGGAAAGGGGAGGAACCATGAAGAGCTCACATATTTTGATTTCTTCCACCTGAGAGAGGTGGAACCCTGTTGTTATCAACAGAAGATGCTCGAATGTTAAAGGTTCTTTCCAATACTATTCCCTAATCTCAGTGAAATACGTTGAGACGTAGCCTGAAAATAAATTGTTCATTATGTGAACCGATAAggcaacaaaataaaatatagggATGTGTCGGAAAAATAGCACTTAAAACAAATTGTTCAACCAAAGAAGCTAAGCGAGCATATctttaaaaatatgatacactTTCAGCAATTCAAGTATCTTCAAGAGCAAAGCTATTAAATTAACAAAAGTCAAAAGATTTGAGGTGGTAATTAAAACACAAGTGTGTCAAAAATGCCAGATGCTCCCCCTATCAAATATTACTCAAATGTGTTAATTAAAACTTCATTTTACCTTCATGTTTCATCAATCATCAAACAGGTCATAATTCCATACGTCCTTATACGGATTTATACATACATGTAATGTTGCGTAATATGCAAAGGAGATTGGAGAATCAAC from the Primulina tabacum isolate GXHZ01 chromosome 8, ASM2559414v2, whole genome shotgun sequence genome contains:
- the LOC142553599 gene encoding uncharacterized protein LOC142553599 isoform X1, whose protein sequence is MKLLELCNSMGTYDLHEEILPGMLALSSIYPWFAIPLTFEKEAIETIVLARATYYQKMLEKMDGKLAKIEFSSRMSYRVEQHKGDVLCFSILTDTRQEIFLVIHLTTLAIYCQAQDKSFCIYFAAICSITTIPSILVQVEDMSDLETVHMLYLTESLRICFLSNETRSTAKIIQKILQCSMDYRSCLTGRIWEGRSFDEKSSNRFSEIDVSQNVVSATFGVSYAKKIGLKN
- the LOC142553599 gene encoding uncharacterized protein LOC142553599 isoform X2, with the translated sequence MPRKQIRGYKKSKDFLSCLFEGLHVKETLINIGSMCTLKKKISHIYRLLPMSYRVEQHKGDVLCFSILTDTRQEIFLVIHLTTLAIYCQAQDKSFCIYFAAICSITTIPSILVQVEDMSDLETVHMLYLTESLRICFLSNETRSTAKIIQKILQCSMDYRSCLTGRIWEGRSFDEKSSNRFSEIDVSQNVVSATFGVSYAKKIGLKN
- the LOC142553599 gene encoding uncharacterized protein LOC142553599 isoform X3, producing the protein MKLLELCNSMGTYDLHEEILPGMLALSSIYPWFAIPLTFEKEAIETIVLARATYYQKMLEKMDGKLAKIEFSSRMSYRVEQHKGDVLCFSILTDTRQEIFLVIHLTTLAIYCQAQDKSFCIYFAAICSITTIPSILVQVEDMSDLETVHMLYLTESLRIKYCNVQWITGLA